In Bosea sp. Tri-49, a genomic segment contains:
- a CDS encoding amylo-alpha-1,6-glucosidase has translation MVEFSVAASEREIPRPAERFADDALDAHPSLVDRPLRTLKSGNAFAVLDSYGDLGITPDTSEGLFCNDTRHLSRLQLFFQHKRPLLLSSVIQDDNASLTVDLANPEITRSDGATIIPRDAIAIGRTKFLWNSVCYERIGLRNFDRVPHEFWLSLTFAADFCDLFEVRGMKRSRRGEMVTEVTSQFARFAYRGLDERIRRTVLRFSPDPSQLSKDCASFRFALNPGERTSLLVTVACDLVDAHSSNTSPIKSASGVPPQGFAKAYQDARRDLRALTSNITKIDATNTLFTDLITRSTSDLYTLMTRSAEGIYPYAGIPWFSTMFGRDGIITAMMLMWADPEVAKGVLLHLAKAQAVTTDPMADAQPGKILHERRSGEMANLGEVPFGFYYGSVDATPLFVMLAGQYFERTGDLATIERLWGHIQAALQWCDTYGDRDGDGFVEYYRETDSGLANQGWKDSHDSISHADGSLAQGPIALVEVQAYVYAAKRAAASMAKALGLVDRADELEVAASALRDRFDRAFWCEEIASYALALDGNKRPCQVRTSNAGHALFAGIALPERAAKVAATLMSESSFGGWGIRTLNVGEIRYNPMSYHNGSVWPHDNALIALGFAKYGFKLEAARLFEAIFDASTYQDQQRLPELFCGFLRRRRRGPTAYPVACSPQAWAAAAPFAMLAACLGLELPAASNEVKLIDPVLPAFLDDVTLRGLKLTRSQFDLRVHRHKSDVTINVLKRWAQSDASVLMLKTR, from the coding sequence ATGGTTGAATTCAGCGTCGCTGCAAGCGAACGCGAAATTCCGCGTCCGGCCGAGCGATTTGCCGACGATGCGCTTGATGCACATCCATCGCTGGTCGATCGTCCCTTACGCACCCTGAAATCCGGAAATGCCTTCGCGGTTCTCGACAGCTATGGCGACTTGGGAATTACCCCGGACACTTCGGAAGGTCTGTTCTGCAACGACACCAGACATCTTTCGCGCCTGCAGCTGTTTTTCCAGCACAAGCGTCCACTTCTGCTGAGCTCGGTGATTCAAGACGACAATGCGTCCCTGACTGTGGATCTGGCCAATCCCGAGATCACTCGTTCGGATGGGGCGACGATAATTCCACGTGACGCCATCGCGATTGGAAGAACGAAATTCCTCTGGAACTCCGTGTGTTACGAGCGGATCGGATTACGCAATTTCGACCGCGTTCCGCACGAATTCTGGCTGTCCCTGACGTTCGCAGCGGATTTTTGCGATCTGTTCGAAGTCAGAGGGATGAAGCGCTCCAGACGCGGGGAAATGGTAACGGAAGTCACTTCGCAATTCGCGCGCTTTGCCTATCGCGGTCTCGACGAAAGAATTCGCAGAACTGTCCTGCGTTTTAGCCCGGACCCGAGCCAACTGTCGAAGGATTGCGCTTCGTTCCGGTTCGCTCTCAACCCGGGCGAGCGAACCTCGCTGCTTGTCACTGTCGCCTGCGATCTGGTCGATGCCCACAGCTCGAATACATCGCCAATCAAGAGCGCGTCTGGGGTCCCGCCTCAAGGATTCGCCAAGGCTTATCAGGATGCCCGCAGGGATCTGCGCGCGCTGACGTCCAATATCACGAAAATAGATGCGACGAATACCCTCTTTACAGACCTGATCACGCGCTCGACCTCAGATCTTTATACGCTAATGACGCGCAGCGCCGAAGGCATTTATCCCTATGCCGGCATTCCGTGGTTTTCGACGATGTTTGGTCGCGACGGAATCATCACGGCCATGATGTTGATGTGGGCCGATCCGGAGGTGGCGAAAGGTGTCCTCCTGCATTTGGCCAAGGCCCAGGCCGTCACGACCGACCCTATGGCGGACGCGCAGCCCGGTAAAATCCTTCACGAACGGCGCAGCGGAGAGATGGCCAATCTCGGAGAGGTGCCCTTCGGATTCTACTATGGCTCGGTGGATGCCACGCCGCTCTTTGTCATGCTGGCGGGGCAGTATTTCGAGCGCACCGGCGACCTTGCGACGATCGAGCGACTTTGGGGTCACATCCAGGCGGCGCTCCAGTGGTGCGATACCTATGGAGATCGCGACGGCGATGGCTTCGTCGAATATTACCGCGAGACCGATAGCGGCCTGGCCAATCAGGGCTGGAAGGACAGTCACGATTCGATTTCACATGCCGACGGGTCCCTGGCGCAAGGCCCGATCGCGCTGGTCGAAGTTCAAGCTTACGTTTACGCCGCCAAGCGAGCGGCCGCGTCGATGGCGAAAGCTTTGGGCCTAGTCGATCGCGCGGATGAACTCGAGGTCGCCGCCTCCGCGCTGAGGGACAGGTTTGATCGCGCCTTCTGGTGCGAAGAGATCGCCTCCTACGCCTTAGCTCTCGACGGTAACAAGCGGCCGTGCCAGGTGCGCACATCCAATGCCGGACATGCGCTATTTGCGGGCATCGCCCTGCCAGAGCGCGCGGCCAAGGTCGCGGCGACGTTAATGAGCGAAAGCAGCTTTGGCGGCTGGGGAATCCGGACATTGAACGTCGGCGAAATTCGCTACAATCCGATGTCCTACCACAACGGATCGGTGTGGCCGCACGACAACGCCTTGATCGCCCTTGGTTTCGCCAAATACGGCTTCAAACTTGAAGCGGCACGGCTGTTCGAGGCGATCTTCGATGCGTCGACTTATCAGGATCAGCAGCGCTTGCCGGAGCTGTTCTGTGGCTTTTTGAGACGGCGCCGGCGCGGGCCGACCGCATACCCGGTCGCATGCTCGCCCCAAGCCTGGGCCGCGGCAGCGCCCTTTGCGATGTTGGCTGCTTGTCTAGGGCTGGAATTGCCGGCCGCTAGCAACGAGGTCAAGTTAATTGACCCCGTGCTTCCGGCGTTCCTCGACGACGTTACGCTTCGGGGCCTGAAACTGACGCGCTCCCAGTTCGACTTGCGCGTGCATCGTCACAAAAGCGATGTGACCATCAACGTCCTGAAGCGATGGGCGCAGAGTGACGCTAGTGTTCTGATGTTGAAGACACGATAA
- a CDS encoding response regulator has product MDPVNILLVDDQPAKLLSYEVILQELGENLIKAKSGREALEHLLKTEVAVILVDVCMPDQDGFELVAMIREHPRYQKTAIIFVSAIMMAEPDRLRGYQAGAVDYVSVPVVPELLRAKVKVFAELFRKTRDLQRLNAELERRVAERTAELEASSGQLALLNEQLEHRIEERTREREEALAQLFEAQKLDTIGQLTGGVAHDFNNLLMAALGSLNLLKKRLPMEDRYERLLENAIQAAERGAALTQRLLAFARRQELKPQAVDVIRVIGGIENLLQRAIGPGVRFAKQLPDQLAAVLVDANQLELALLNLAVNARDAMPSGGLITVSAAEYDVSTDRPQPGLTPGHYVRVRVSDTGCGMDEVTLAKATEPFFTTKGPGKGTGLGLSMVHGLAAQSGGTLVLSSVPEQGTSVDLWLPVAGEPLAPAVGFADAQDAIIAHTFVARTILVVDDDALVSMGTAAMLEDLGHTAIEVMSGAKALEALTADQRIDLVITDHAMPGMTGAELARHIRRSYPNLPIILASGYAELPDDDGLADLLRLGKPFAQAQLAAAIERAVLTSAGGGPQGLPLSS; this is encoded by the coding sequence ATGGACCCGGTTAATATCCTCCTGGTCGACGATCAGCCGGCCAAGCTGCTGAGCTACGAGGTTATTCTCCAGGAACTCGGCGAGAACCTTATCAAGGCCAAGTCTGGACGCGAGGCTCTGGAGCACCTGCTGAAAACCGAAGTCGCCGTCATCCTGGTCGATGTCTGTATGCCGGATCAGGACGGCTTCGAGCTGGTCGCAATGATCCGAGAACATCCGCGCTATCAGAAAACCGCCATCATCTTTGTCTCGGCGATCATGATGGCAGAGCCGGATCGTTTGCGCGGCTACCAGGCGGGCGCCGTCGACTACGTCTCGGTGCCAGTGGTGCCGGAACTGCTCCGCGCCAAGGTAAAGGTGTTTGCCGAACTGTTCCGCAAGACTCGCGACCTGCAGCGGCTCAACGCAGAGCTGGAGCGGCGGGTCGCTGAGCGTACGGCCGAATTGGAAGCTTCGTCCGGTCAGCTCGCCCTTCTCAACGAGCAACTCGAGCACCGCATCGAGGAGCGGACGCGTGAGCGCGAGGAAGCGTTAGCGCAGCTCTTCGAGGCGCAAAAGCTAGATACGATCGGGCAGCTGACCGGCGGTGTCGCGCATGATTTCAACAATCTGCTGATGGCCGCTCTGGGAAGCCTTAATCTACTGAAGAAGCGCCTGCCGATGGAAGACCGTTATGAGCGCTTGCTCGAAAATGCCATCCAGGCGGCCGAGCGCGGAGCGGCGCTCACCCAACGGCTCCTTGCCTTCGCACGACGTCAGGAACTGAAGCCCCAGGCGGTCGATGTGATCCGGGTCATCGGCGGCATCGAGAACTTGCTGCAACGAGCAATTGGACCAGGGGTGCGCTTCGCAAAACAATTGCCGGATCAGCTTGCCGCGGTGCTCGTAGACGCGAACCAACTCGAGTTAGCTTTGCTGAATCTCGCTGTGAATGCGCGCGATGCCATGCCGAGCGGAGGGCTCATTACGGTGAGCGCCGCCGAATATGACGTATCAACCGATCGCCCACAGCCCGGTCTGACACCTGGCCACTACGTTCGCGTAAGGGTCTCGGACACGGGTTGCGGGATGGACGAAGTGACGCTCGCCAAAGCTACGGAACCGTTCTTTACGACTAAGGGACCAGGCAAGGGTACAGGCTTGGGATTATCCATGGTCCACGGCTTGGCAGCTCAGTCTGGTGGAACGCTCGTTCTATCCAGCGTTCCCGAGCAGGGCACCTCCGTCGATCTGTGGTTGCCTGTAGCGGGAGAACCACTAGCTCCGGCGGTTGGATTCGCCGATGCGCAAGACGCCATCATCGCTCATACTTTTGTGGCGCGAACCATTCTCGTTGTCGACGACGATGCTTTGGTTAGCATGGGCACTGCGGCGATGCTGGAAGACCTCGGCCACACAGCTATCGAGGTCATGTCGGGCGCTAAAGCACTCGAAGCATTGACTGCAGACCAACGTATTGACCTGGTCATCACTGATCACGCAATGCCAGGAATGACAGGCGCGGAACTTGCGCGCCACATTCGCAGATCGTACCCAAATCTGCCGATTATTTTGGCTTCAGGCTACGCCGAGCTTCCAGACGATGACGGTCTGGCCGATTTGCTTCGCCTGGGCAAGCCGTTCGCTCAAGCGCAGCTGGCTGCTGCAATTGAACGCGCCGTTCTCACGTCCGCGGGGGGAGGCCCACAAGGTTTGCCGTTGTCTTCATAG
- a CDS encoding HAMP domain-containing protein — protein sequence MMTAADGSALDLNELLDALQAMRQGAFDVRLPGNQTGLAGKVADTFNDIVAANERMADQLEHVGQVVGRDGKTRTRVRFGLSGGAWSDMEGSVNTLIDDLLWPTTAVTRTITAVAKGDLLQTMPLDVDGRPLQGEFLRSATIVNTMIKQLSVFTSEVTRVAREVGTDGKLGGQAQVSEVTGVWKDLTESVNSMASNLTAQVRNLAEVTIAVANGDLSKKITVDVRGEILQLKEAINTMVDQLRSFASEVTRVAREVGTEGKLGGQALVPGVAGTWKDLTDSVNAMCGNLTAQVRNIAQVTTAVARGDLSRKITVNVSGEILELKETINTMVDQLNGFAGEVTRVAREVGTEGRLGGQAQVPGVAGTWKDLTDNVNSMASNLTAQVRNIAEVSTAIANGDLSKKITVTVSGEILELKETINTMVDQLNAFASEVTRVAREVGTEGRLGGQANVRGVAGTWKDLTENVNSMAGNLTAQVRNIAEVSTAIANGDLSKKITVDVKGEILQLKQTINTTVDQLNAFASEVTRVAREVGTEGKLGGQAQLKGVAGTWKDLTDSVNSMASNLTGQVRNIAEVATAVAQGDLSKKITVTVSGEILELKETINTMVDQLNGFAGEVTRVAREVGTEGRLGGQANVLGVAGTWKDLTDSVNSMAGNLTAQVRNIAEVSTAIANGDLSRKITVDVKGEILQLKETLNTMVDQLNRFASEVTRVAREVGTEGKLGGQAQVPGVAGTWKDLTENVNSMASNLTGQVRNIAEVTTAVARGDLSRKITVDVKGEILELKNTINTMVDQLNAFAGEVTRVAREVGTEGKLGGQAQVPGVAGTWKDLTDSVNSMAGNLTAQVRNIAEVATAIANGDLSRKITVDVRGEILLLKDTLNTMVDQLRSFAGEVTRVAREVGTDGRLGGQAVVPGVAGTWKDLTDNVNLLAANLTTQVRNIAEVTTAVARGDLSRKITVDVKGEILELKNTINTMVDQLNAFAGEVTRVAREVGTEGKLGGQAQVPGVAGTWKDLTDTVNVMAANLTEQVRGIVKVVTAVANGDLEQNLTVASKGEVAALAETINNMTNTLATFADQVTTVAREVGVEGRLGGQANVPGTAGTWKDLTGNVNLLAANLTTQVRAIAEVATAVTKGDLTRSIQVEARGEVAELKDNINTMIGNLRLTTERNTEQDWLKTNLARFTNMLQGQRDLSTVGRMLLTELAPLVGAQHGVIYQVEADADLGSLRLLSTYADDAIQGHPERLEMGQGLIGQCARDARRILITDMPKNITPIGSGVFKARPRNAIVLPVLSEGQVKAVIELASIGSFTDLQLSFLDQLTTSIGIVLNSIEATMQTEGLLKQSQQLAGELQTQQRELQQTNEQLEQKAQQLAERNVEVEAKNQEIEQARRALEEKATELALTSKYKSEFLANMSHELRTPLNSILILGQQLGENPDGNLSGKQVEFARTIHGAGTDLLNLISDILDLSKIESGTVSVDAEEIFFNSLLDVMTRPFRHEAENRRLSFEVALAPDLERSIVTDSKRLQQVLKNLLSNAFKFTDQGGVRLSVSPVKSGWSADNTSLTNAPAVVAFEVTDTGIGIPPEKQRIIFEAFQQADASTSRKYGGTGLGLAISRELANLLGGEIQLRSIPSVGSTFTLYLPLTFVGTSPTAVRASEMEALNAAAVSIAALTAGRLGDKATEQLQDDRHIITPGDAVLLIVEDDPHYASVLVDLARDNGFKVLVAMRGADALALAREYRPTAVSLDVFLPDMLGWTVLSQLKQDPSTRHIPVQIVTLDEDRQHGLARGAFAFMNKPTTSDGLDKALAKLKGYAKPRRRQLLLVEDNEGERLGVTELLGHDDIDITSVGTGAKALEILSEGATDCVVLDLKLPDMSGFEVLERIRDDATIADVPVVVFTGRELSPEEDAQLHTMARSVVVKGVESPERLLDETALFLHRVVSDLPASKQAMLERLHSSDEDLVGETVLLVDDDARNIFALSSVLERRGMNVLTATTGNEAIAIINAQPDIAIVLMDIMMPGMDGYETMQVIRSNPAFRRLPIVALTAKAMKGDREKCLEAGASDYLAKPVNTEQLLSSLRMWLHR from the coding sequence ATGATGACAGCCGCTGATGGGTCCGCTCTCGATCTGAACGAACTTCTGGACGCCCTGCAAGCGATGCGTCAGGGCGCATTCGACGTCAGGCTGCCGGGCAATCAGACGGGGCTCGCCGGCAAGGTCGCCGACACTTTCAACGACATCGTAGCCGCCAACGAGCGCATGGCCGACCAGCTCGAGCATGTTGGCCAGGTCGTCGGTCGAGACGGCAAGACGCGCACGAGGGTCCGCTTCGGCCTCTCCGGCGGCGCTTGGTCGGACATGGAGGGGTCAGTCAATACGTTGATCGACGATCTGTTGTGGCCGACCACCGCCGTCACGCGGACGATCACCGCGGTGGCCAAGGGCGATCTCCTCCAGACCATGCCGCTCGATGTCGACGGCCGGCCGCTCCAGGGCGAGTTTTTGCGCTCCGCCACCATCGTCAACACGATGATCAAGCAGCTCAGCGTCTTCACCTCCGAGGTGACGCGCGTGGCGCGCGAAGTCGGCACAGACGGCAAGCTCGGCGGGCAGGCGCAGGTCAGCGAGGTGACAGGCGTCTGGAAAGACCTGACCGAGAGCGTCAATTCCATGGCCTCGAACCTGACGGCGCAGGTCCGCAATCTTGCCGAGGTGACGATCGCCGTCGCCAATGGCGACCTGTCCAAGAAGATCACCGTCGACGTCCGTGGTGAGATTCTGCAGCTGAAGGAAGCCATCAATACGATGGTGGATCAGCTGCGGTCCTTTGCCTCCGAAGTGACGCGCGTCGCCCGCGAGGTCGGCACGGAAGGCAAGCTCGGCGGCCAGGCGCTGGTACCCGGCGTCGCCGGCACCTGGAAGGACCTGACCGACTCCGTCAACGCCATGTGCGGCAATCTCACGGCGCAGGTTCGGAACATCGCGCAGGTCACCACTGCGGTGGCGCGCGGCGACCTATCCCGCAAGATCACCGTGAACGTTTCCGGTGAGATCCTGGAGCTGAAGGAGACTATCAATACGATGGTCGATCAGCTCAATGGCTTCGCCGGCGAGGTAACGCGCGTCGCACGCGAGGTCGGCACCGAGGGTCGCCTCGGCGGCCAGGCGCAGGTGCCCGGCGTCGCCGGCACCTGGAAGGACCTCACCGACAACGTCAACTCGATGGCCTCGAACCTAACCGCCCAGGTCCGCAACATCGCCGAAGTTTCGACCGCGATCGCCAATGGCGACCTTTCGAAGAAGATCACCGTGACAGTCTCCGGCGAAATCCTCGAGCTGAAGGAGACCATCAACACGATGGTCGACCAGCTGAATGCTTTCGCCTCCGAGGTGACGCGCGTCGCACGCGAGGTCGGGACGGAAGGCCGCCTCGGCGGCCAGGCCAATGTGCGCGGCGTCGCCGGCACCTGGAAGGACCTGACCGAGAACGTCAACTCTATGGCGGGCAATCTGACCGCGCAGGTGCGCAACATCGCCGAGGTCTCGACCGCCATCGCCAATGGCGACCTGTCAAAGAAGATCACCGTCGACGTGAAAGGCGAGATCCTTCAGCTCAAGCAGACCATCAACACCACCGTCGATCAGCTCAACGCCTTCGCCTCGGAGGTGACGCGCGTCGCGCGCGAGGTCGGCACCGAGGGTAAGCTTGGCGGCCAAGCGCAGCTCAAGGGCGTCGCCGGGACGTGGAAGGACCTGACAGACTCGGTCAACTCGATGGCCTCGAACCTCACGGGCCAAGTGCGCAACATTGCCGAGGTCGCCACCGCCGTGGCGCAGGGCGACCTGTCGAAAAAGATCACCGTCACCGTTTCGGGCGAGATCCTCGAGCTGAAGGAGACGATCAATACGATGGTCGACCAGCTCAACGGCTTCGCTGGCGAAGTCACTCGCGTTGCCCGCGAAGTGGGAACCGAAGGGCGGCTGGGCGGCCAGGCCAACGTGCTCGGCGTGGCGGGCACCTGGAAGGACCTCACGGATTCCGTCAACTCGATGGCTGGCAACCTCACGGCCCAGGTTCGCAATATCGCCGAAGTCTCGACCGCGATCGCCAATGGCGACCTGTCGCGCAAGATCACCGTCGACGTGAAAGGCGAAATCCTTCAGCTGAAGGAAACCCTGAACACGATGGTGGACCAACTCAACCGCTTCGCCTCCGAGGTAACACGCGTGGCGCGCGAAGTCGGCACCGAGGGCAAGCTAGGTGGCCAGGCTCAAGTGCCGGGCGTCGCCGGCACCTGGAAGGACCTTACCGAGAACGTCAATTCGATGGCCTCGAACCTCACCGGTCAAGTCCGCAATATCGCTGAGGTGACGACAGCGGTCGCCAGAGGCGACCTGTCGCGCAAGATCACCGTCGACGTGAAGGGCGAGATCCTCGAGCTGAAGAACACGATCAATACCATGGTCGACCAGCTCAACGCATTCGCCGGCGAGGTCACACGCGTCGCCCGCGAGGTCGGCACCGAGGGTAAGCTCGGCGGGCAGGCCCAGGTGCCAGGCGTCGCCGGCACCTGGAAGGACCTGACTGACTCGGTGAACTCGATGGCAGGCAATCTGACCGCGCAGGTGCGCAACATCGCCGAGGTCGCGACCGCCATCGCCAATGGCGACCTATCGCGCAAGATCACGGTCGATGTTCGCGGCGAAATCCTGCTGCTCAAAGACACGCTTAACACGATGGTCGATCAGCTTCGCTCGTTCGCGGGCGAGGTCACGCGCGTCGCGCGCGAGGTCGGCACCGACGGGCGCCTCGGCGGACAGGCCGTCGTGCCAGGCGTTGCCGGCACCTGGAAGGACCTCACCGACAACGTCAATCTACTGGCGGCGAATCTCACCACCCAGGTCCGCAACATCGCAGAAGTGACGACTGCCGTGGCGCGCGGCGACCTTTCACGCAAGATCACAGTGGACGTGAAAGGCGAGATTCTGGAACTGAAGAACACCATCAACACCATGGTCGACCAGCTCAACGCCTTCGCCGGCGAGGTCACGCGCGTCGCCCGCGAGGTTGGCACCGAGGGAAAGCTCGGCGGGCAGGCCCAGGTGCCGGGCGTCGCCGGCACCTGGAAAGACCTGACCGATACGGTCAACGTCATGGCGGCCAACCTGACCGAGCAGGTTCGGGGTATCGTCAAGGTGGTGACTGCGGTCGCCAACGGTGATCTCGAGCAGAACCTCACTGTCGCCTCGAAGGGCGAGGTCGCGGCGCTCGCCGAGACCATCAACAACATGACGAACACGCTCGCGACCTTTGCCGACCAGGTCACCACCGTGGCGCGAGAGGTCGGCGTTGAGGGCCGCCTCGGCGGCCAAGCGAATGTGCCCGGCACGGCTGGCACCTGGAAGGACCTGACTGGCAACGTCAACCTGCTGGCGGCAAACCTCACCACGCAGGTCCGTGCCATCGCAGAGGTTGCCACCGCGGTGACCAAAGGCGACCTGACTCGCTCGATCCAAGTTGAGGCGAGGGGCGAGGTCGCCGAGCTCAAGGACAACATCAACACGATGATTGGAAATTTGCGCCTGACCACGGAGCGCAATACCGAGCAGGATTGGCTGAAGACCAATCTCGCCCGCTTCACCAACATGCTGCAGGGTCAGCGCGACCTCTCGACCGTTGGGCGCATGCTGCTGACGGAATTGGCACCGCTGGTCGGTGCGCAGCACGGCGTCATCTACCAGGTTGAGGCCGACGCAGATCTGGGCAGCTTGCGGCTGCTCTCGACCTATGCCGACGACGCCATTCAGGGCCATCCCGAGCGGCTTGAGATGGGCCAGGGGTTGATTGGCCAATGCGCGCGCGATGCGCGGCGCATTCTCATAACCGACATGCCGAAGAACATCACCCCCATCGGCTCCGGCGTCTTCAAGGCACGACCACGCAACGCAATCGTGCTGCCGGTCCTTTCGGAGGGCCAGGTCAAGGCGGTGATCGAGCTTGCCTCGATCGGCAGCTTCACCGACCTGCAGCTGTCTTTCCTCGACCAGCTGACCACCTCCATCGGCATCGTGCTGAACTCGATCGAGGCGACGATGCAGACTGAAGGGCTATTGAAGCAGTCGCAGCAGCTGGCCGGCGAGTTGCAGACCCAGCAGCGGGAGTTGCAGCAAACCAACGAACAGCTTGAACAGAAGGCGCAGCAGCTCGCCGAGCGCAACGTCGAGGTGGAAGCCAAAAACCAGGAAATCGAGCAGGCCCGCCGGGCGCTCGAGGAGAAAGCGACCGAGCTGGCGCTAACCTCCAAATACAAGTCCGAATTCCTGGCCAACATGTCGCACGAACTGCGGACACCCCTAAATTCGATCCTCATTCTTGGCCAGCAGCTCGGCGAGAACCCGGACGGCAACCTCTCGGGCAAGCAGGTCGAGTTCGCGCGCACCATCCACGGCGCCGGCACCGACTTGCTCAATTTGATCAGCGACATTCTCGATCTCTCGAAAATCGAGTCCGGCACCGTCTCAGTCGACGCCGAAGAAATTTTCTTCAACAGCCTGCTCGACGTCATGACGCGGCCATTCCGCCACGAGGCGGAGAACCGCAGGCTCTCCTTCGAGGTGGCGCTGGCGCCGGACCTGGAGCGGAGCATCGTCACGGACTCCAAGCGATTGCAGCAGGTGCTGAAGAACCTGCTGTCCAATGCCTTCAAGTTCACCGACCAGGGCGGCGTCAGACTGAGCGTGTCGCCGGTCAAGAGTGGATGGAGTGCCGACAACACCTCACTGACGAATGCACCCGCCGTCGTGGCATTCGAGGTGACGGATACCGGCATAGGCATCCCGCCGGAGAAGCAAAGGATCATTTTCGAGGCGTTCCAGCAGGCAGACGCCTCCACCAGTCGAAAATACGGCGGAACCGGGCTCGGCCTCGCCATCAGCCGCGAATTGGCCAACCTTCTTGGCGGGGAGATTCAGCTGCGCAGCATCCCGAGTGTCGGCAGTACTTTTACGCTCTATCTGCCGCTGACGTTTGTCGGCACCTCGCCCACAGCCGTGCGCGCCAGCGAAATGGAGGCGTTGAATGCGGCCGCCGTTTCGATCGCGGCGCTGACGGCCGGACGGCTCGGCGACAAGGCGACGGAGCAGCTTCAGGACGATCGGCACATCATCACGCCTGGTGACGCTGTGCTGCTGATCGTCGAAGATGATCCCCATTACGCAAGCGTGCTGGTGGATCTCGCCCGCGACAACGGCTTTAAGGTGCTCGTCGCTATGCGCGGCGCCGACGCGCTGGCATTGGCAAGGGAGTATCGGCCAACCGCGGTGTCGCTCGACGTCTTCCTGCCCGATATGCTGGGCTGGACGGTTTTGAGTCAGCTCAAACAGGACCCGTCGACGCGGCATATCCCCGTCCAGATTGTCACCCTCGACGAGGACCGGCAGCACGGTCTTGCCCGCGGCGCCTTCGCCTTTATGAACAAGCCCACCACGAGCGACGGGCTCGACAAAGCTCTCGCCAAGCTCAAAGGCTACGCCAAGCCGCGTCGCCGGCAGCTTTTGCTGGTCGAGGACAACGAAGGGGAGCGCCTGGGCGTTACCGAACTTCTGGGACACGACGACATCGACATCACGAGCGTGGGTACGGGTGCCAAGGCGCTTGAGATTCTGAGCGAGGGCGCGACCGACTGCGTCGTGCTCGACCTCAAATTGCCGGACATGTCGGGTTTCGAGGTGCTGGAACGCATCCGCGACGACGCGACGATCGCCGACGTTCCGGTCGTCGTCTTCACAGGCCGCGAGCTCTCGCCGGAGGAGGACGCGCAGCTACACACCATGGCCCGCAGCGTCGTGGTAAAAGGCGTCGAGTCGCCGGAGCGCCTGCTGGACGAAACCGCCTTGTTCCTGCATCGCGTCGTATCTGATCTGCCGGCCTCAAAACAGGCGATGCTCGAACGCTTGCACAGTTCGGACGAGGATCTCGTTGGGGAGACGGTCCTGCTCGTGGACGACGATGCGCGCAACATATTCGCGTTAAGCAGTGTGTTGGAACGGCGCGGCATGAACGTGCTGACGGCGACGACCGGCAACGAAGCCATTGCGATTATCAATGCTCAACCCGACATAGCCATCGTCCTGATGGATATCATGATGCCGGGAATGGACGGTTACGAGACCATGCAGGTCATACGCTCCAATCCCGCGTTTCGCCGGTTGCCCATCGTGGCGCTGACGGCGAAGGCGATGAAGGGGGATCGCGAAAAATGCCTTGAGGCCGGCGCTTCGGACTACCTTGCCAAGCCGGTCAACACCGAGCAATTGCTATCGTCACTTCGCATGTGGCTACATCGCTGA